One window of Diabrotica undecimpunctata isolate CICGRU chromosome 8, icDiaUnde3, whole genome shotgun sequence genomic DNA carries:
- the LOC140447625 gene encoding uncharacterized protein, with protein sequence MRCDVFGCNVDNQSKNFNTNIKFFSFPKDKKLLCVWKQLCKRANNFNITNARICSLHFNSDDYERNLKHDLLGYSPKNFRYLKKEAIPSQNLAKAGKDKLHSGREQRYAKRQSKQVVQTILKGVNTDIVVDDRDNLIASLQEKIKFLEEGQSIIGNLFSNTQLRKLEHSKTRLRWSVEDICKSIVIYSAGPRAYRLLLKKGYPFPAVSTLRSWLAKIKIAPGILKKVFNIMKFAEMKIRAFDEMKIRKNYLYDKANDETLTPYSYVQVVMLRGLFRSWKQPIFYDFDFKLSKDKLFELIQFVE encoded by the exons ATGAGGTGCGACGTGTTTGGTTGTAATGTTGACAATCAGTCAAAGAATTTCAATACGAATATTAAGTTCTTTAGTTTCCCAAAAGACAAAAAATTGCTATGTGTGTGGAAACAGTTATGTAAACGTGCAAATAATTTTAACATTACTAACGCTCGTATCTGTTCATTACATTTTAACAGCGACGATTATGAGCGAAATCTTAAACATGACCTGCTTGGATATTCTCCTAAAAATTTTCGATACCTTAAAAAAGAAGCAATTCCATCCCAAAATTTAGCTAAAGCGGGAAAAGACAAACTGCATTCTGGTAGAGAACAACGCTATGCGAAAAGACAAAGTAAACAAGTTGTGCAAACTATTTTAAAGGG agtCAATACAGATATAGTAGTAGATGATCGAGATAACTTGATTGCTAGTctccaagaaaaaataaaatttttagaagaGGGACAAAGTATAATTGGAAACCTGTTTAGTAATACGCAGTTAAGAAAATTAGAGCATTCCAAAACACGACTAAGATGGTCAGTTGAAGATATATGTAAGTCAATAGTCATATATTCAGCTGGTCCAAGAGCCTACAGATTGCTTTTAAAAAAAGGATATCCATTCCCTGCTGTGTCAACACTTAGATCATGGCTGGCAAAAATTAAGATTGCACCTGGCATATTAAAAAAGGTTTTCAATATAATGAAATTTGCTGAAATGAAAATTCGAGCATTTGACGAGATGAAAATTCGAAAGAATTATTTATACGACAAAGCTAATGATGAAACTCTGACGCCGTACAGTTATGTTCAAGTGGTAATGCTAAGGGGATTATTTAGAAGTTGGAAGCAGCCCATTTTTTATGACTTCGATTTCAAACTTAGCAAAGATAAATTATTTGAGTTAATACAGTTTGTAGAGTGA
- the LOC140448858 gene encoding uncharacterized protein: MPQRKAWNPDEMVRAITAVRDKEMGYKIAAKTFGVPRATLKDYVKSDRTPEECVKSKFGRKPVFTADLEKSLVEHCLDMEQHYYGLTISDLRRLTYQLAILNQITHPFSNESKAAGKKWVRLFFKRHPELSLRRPQNLSMARAKGFAKENVDKYFSILKPELEKINFDPSKIFNVDETGIFVVQHKATRVVTCKGKKQVHKLLSAERGSTTTVRTCMSAAGQYISPLLIFPLKGVRKNCLTELLRCR; the protein is encoded by the coding sequence ATGCCACAACGCAAAGCGTGGAATCCTGATGAAATGGTGAGAGCTATCACTGCTGTGAGAGATAAAGAAATGGGATATAAAATAGCTGCTAAGACCTTTGGTGTTCCAAGGGCTACTTTAAAAGATTATGTGAAATCTGACCGCACACCAGAGGAATGTGTGAAATCAAAATTTGGAAGGAAGCCAGTTTTTACAGCTGACCTTGAGAAAAGTCTTGTCGAACACTGTCTGGATATGGAGCAGCATTATTATGGACTGACTATTTCTGACCTGAGGCGATTGACTTACCAGCTAGCCATTTTAAACCAAATAACTCATCCTTTCTCGAATGAATCAAAGGCTGCTGGCAAAAAGTGGGTTAGACTGTTTTTCAAACGCCATCCAGAGCTTTCCCTCAGACGACCACAGAACTTGTCAATGGCTAGAGCTAAAGGATTCGCAAAAGAAAATGTTGACAAGTATTTCTCTATCCTGAAGCCTGAACTCGAGAAAATAAACTTTGATccctcaaaaatatttaatgtagaCGAAACAGGGATATTTGTAGTCCAGCACAAAGCTACTAGAGTAGTAACCTGTAAGGGGAAAAAGCAAGTGCATAAACTTTTATCTGCTGAACGTGGATCCACAACCACAGTCAGAACCTGTATGTCAGCAGCAGGCCAATATATTTCACCCTTGTTAATATTTCCACTTAAAGGTGTCAGGAAGAATTGCTTGACGGAGCTCCTCCGGTGTCGATAG